The following are encoded together in the Streptomyces sp. NBC_01465 genome:
- a CDS encoding Gfo/Idh/MocA family oxidoreductase: MTAPHDHRDLRVGLVGYGLAGSVFHAPLIAATEGLVLDTVVTSNPERQEQARAEFPDVRFVDSADDLWQHADELDLIVIASPNKTHIPVATAALKAGLPVVVDKPIAGTAAEARDLAALAEEKGLLLSVFQNRRWDNDFLTLRALIADGELGEIQRFESRFERWRPQPKGGWRESGDPSEIGGLLYDLGSHVVDQALVLFGPAVSVYAESDVRRPGAYADDDTFIAITHAGGVRSHLYVSATTAQLGPRFRVLGSSAGYVKYGLDPQEAALRDGKRPAAAGGWGEEPESLWGRVGSGESPLTGGGRPVRTLPGDYPAYYAGIAESLRTGAKPPVTAEEAASALDVLEAARRSAAEGITVQL; encoded by the coding sequence GACCACCGTGACCTCCGTGTGGGCCTCGTCGGCTACGGCCTGGCGGGCTCCGTATTCCACGCCCCTCTGATCGCCGCCACCGAGGGCCTGGTCCTCGACACGGTCGTCACGTCGAACCCGGAGCGTCAGGAGCAGGCACGCGCCGAGTTCCCCGACGTCCGCTTCGTCGACTCCGCCGACGACCTGTGGCAGCACGCGGACGAGCTCGACCTGATCGTCATCGCGTCCCCGAACAAGACGCACATCCCCGTCGCGACGGCCGCCCTCAAGGCCGGCCTCCCGGTGGTCGTGGACAAGCCGATCGCCGGCACGGCGGCCGAGGCCCGCGACCTGGCGGCCCTCGCCGAGGAGAAGGGCCTGCTCCTCTCCGTCTTCCAGAACCGCCGCTGGGACAACGACTTCCTCACCCTCCGGGCCCTGATCGCCGACGGCGAGCTCGGCGAGATCCAGCGCTTCGAGTCGCGCTTCGAGCGCTGGCGTCCGCAGCCCAAGGGCGGCTGGCGCGAGTCGGGCGACCCGAGCGAGATCGGCGGACTGCTGTACGACCTCGGCAGCCACGTCGTCGACCAGGCGCTGGTGCTCTTCGGCCCGGCGGTGAGCGTGTACGCCGAGTCGGACGTACGCCGCCCCGGCGCGTACGCGGACGACGACACGTTCATCGCGATCACGCACGCCGGCGGGGTCCGCTCGCACCTCTATGTCTCGGCGACGACGGCCCAACTGGGCCCGCGCTTCCGGGTGCTGGGCTCTTCGGCGGGTTACGTGAAGTACGGCCTCGACCCCCAGGAGGCCGCCCTGCGCGACGGCAAGCGCCCGGCCGCGGCCGGCGGCTGGGGCGAGGAGCCCGAGTCGCTCTGGGGCCGGGTCGGCTCCGGCGAGTCCCCGCTGACGGGCGGCGGCCGCCCGGTCCGGACGCTGCCCGGCGACTACCCGGCGTACTACGCGGGGATCGCCGAGTCGCTCCGTACGGGTGCGAAGCCCCCGGTCACCGCGGAGGAGGCGGCGTCCGCGCTGGACGTACTAGAAGCGGCGCGTCGCAGCGCCGCCGAGGGAATCACGGTGCAGCTGTGA